The following coding sequences lie in one Patescibacteria group bacterium genomic window:
- a CDS encoding CTP synthase, whose protein sequence is MKPKKHKFIFVIGGVMSGVGKGIATSSIGTILQSKGFSVNLMKVDPYLNVDAGTMNPTEHGEVFVLDSGLETDQDMGNYERFLDRDLSAEDYMTSGMVYRHVIEKERALGYKGKFVEAIPHVTDEIRQRFLKAAEVAKSDVSVVEIGGTVGDYQNILFIEAARALRLRQPMDVVFILVSYLPVPGTIGEMKTKPTQNAVRQLNSYGVQPDFIIARGPVPLDEKRKEKLAIWCNVDADRVISAPDIESIYEVPINFEKENLGNLLMSALSMKSRVRKDGLEKWKKFVARVSNAKEPVKIAVIGKYFDTGDFVLSDAYLSVIEAIKHSAYAVGRKPMLTWLNAKDFSSQGGQKPVMDVSSLKEFDGILVPGGFGETGIEGKINVIQFARENKIPYFGLCYGMQLAVVEFARNVLGLADANTTEINPKTNNPIIDIMPEQKKHMAEGKYGATMRLGAYPAKIKEGTIAYKAYLSAGKMKAGGAAEVSERHRHRYEVNPEYISKIEKAGLVFSGTSPDGVLMEIAELPRKVHPFFLGTQFHPELKARPLSPHPLFTEFLKAAVERSSKN, encoded by the coding sequence TGATCCGTATCTCAATGTTGATGCGGGCACGATGAACCCAACGGAACACGGAGAAGTATTTGTGCTCGATTCGGGTCTTGAAACCGATCAAGATATGGGTAACTATGAGCGATTTCTCGATCGCGATTTGTCGGCTGAAGATTATATGACCAGTGGTATGGTATACCGACACGTCATTGAAAAAGAACGCGCGCTTGGTTACAAGGGTAAATTTGTGGAGGCTATTCCACATGTGACTGATGAAATTCGTCAGAGATTTTTGAAAGCTGCTGAGGTGGCGAAGTCAGATGTTTCGGTGGTTGAAATCGGCGGCACGGTTGGGGATTATCAAAATATTTTGTTTATTGAAGCCGCTCGAGCACTACGATTACGCCAACCGATGGATGTGGTGTTTATTCTTGTTTCTTATTTGCCGGTTCCAGGCACAATCGGTGAAATGAAAACCAAGCCGACTCAAAACGCGGTGAGGCAGCTCAATTCCTACGGAGTTCAACCAGATTTTATTATTGCTCGAGGTCCCGTGCCGCTTGATGAAAAACGAAAAGAGAAGCTCGCCATTTGGTGCAACGTTGATGCTGATAGGGTGATTTCTGCGCCGGACATCGAAAGTATTTACGAAGTGCCGATTAATTTTGAAAAAGAAAATCTTGGAAATCTCTTGATGTCTGCACTTTCGATGAAAAGCCGAGTGCGCAAGGATGGATTGGAAAAGTGGAAAAAATTCGTGGCGCGTGTTTCAAATGCCAAGGAGCCAGTAAAAATTGCGGTCATTGGAAAATATTTTGATACGGGAGATTTTGTGCTTTCGGACGCCTATCTTTCAGTTATCGAGGCGATTAAGCATTCGGCGTACGCTGTTGGCAGGAAACCCATGTTGACCTGGCTTAACGCAAAAGATTTTTCGAGCCAGGGTGGACAAAAGCCGGTTATGGACGTCTCGAGCTTAAAAGAATTTGACGGAATTTTGGTACCCGGGGGGTTTGGAGAGACGGGAATTGAGGGAAAGATCAACGTGATTCAGTTTGCTCGCGAAAATAAAATTCCATATTTTGGACTTTGTTACGGTATGCAATTGGCGGTGGTTGAATTTGCTCGCAATGTCTTGGGTCTCGCGGATGCCAATACTACGGAAATCAATCCTAAAACCAACAACCCAATTATTGATATTATGCCAGAGCAAAAAAAGCACATGGCGGAAGGCAAGTACGGTGCAACGATGCGACTTGGAGCCTATCCTGCAAAAATCAAAGAGGGAACGATTGCCTATAAAGCTTACCTGTCTGCCGGAAAAATGAAGGCGGGCGGCGCGGCAGAAGTTTCTGAGCGCCACCGCCACCGTTATGAAGTAAACCCTGAGTATATTTCAAAAATCGAAAAGGCCGGTCTCGTCTTTTCTGGTACTTCTCCCGACGGCGTGCTCATGGAAATCGCTGAGCTTCCTCGCAAAGTTCATCCATTTTTTCTTGGCACTCAATTTCACCCAGAACTTAAAGCGCGACCACTTAGTCCGCACCCTCTCTTTACGGAATTTTTGAAAGCGGCGGTAGAGCGTTCAAGCAAAAATTAA